GGTGTTCGGCGCGATCACCGTGGGCGCGCTGGTCCCGGCGGCGGTGATGTCGATCGCGGCCGCCACGGGCTTCGTCCGCAACGTGTACGTCGAGTACTTCCAGCCCACCGCCACGCCCAAGCGTCAGGTGCGCATCGCCAAGGTGGTGTCGCTGACGGCGAAGGTGGGGGCGGTGGCGTTCGTCTTCGGACTGCGCGACCAGGACGCCATCAACCTCCAACTGCTCGGCGGGGTGTGGATCCTGCAGATCTTCCCGGCGGTCGCGGTCGGCCTGTTCACCGGGCGGCTGCATCCCCGGGCGCTGCTCGCGGGGTGGGCCGCGGGCATGGTGACCGGCACCTTCCTGGTGGTGCGCGAGGGGTTCTCCTCCATCGTGCTCCTGGGCGGCGGTTCGCTGGAGATCTACGCCGGCCTGCTCGCCCTGCTGCTCAATCTGACCGTCGCCGTCGTCGGCACGACGGTCCTCGAACGGCTCGGTGTCCCGCGCGGCACCGACGCGACCGACCTACCGTCCCGCCTGACCGTCAGGCGGCGCCCCGAGACGGGAGCGAGCAACCCGTGAGACGCAGAACGCACATGCGTGTGCCGGTGGCCCCGGCGGCCTCCGCGCCCCTGACCGCGACCGAGCCCCTGGGACAGGTGCCGGCTCCGGCGGACCCCGCCGACGTGGAACGCGAGGCGGGTGTCGCCCGGCTGTTCGAGCTGCACTACTCCTCGATGCTGCGGCTCGCGGTGCTGCTGGGCGCGGACGACCCCGAGAACGTGGTGGCCGAGGCGTACTACCAGATCTACCGCAAGTGGCGGCGCCTCAGGGACGCCGAGGCGGCGGAGGCGTACCTCCGCTCCACGGTCTGCAACCTGACCCGGATGCGGATACGGCACCTCCAGGTCGCCCGCCGGCATGTGGAGACCCCGGTGGTGGAGGAGCCGGTCGCCTCCGCCGAGAGCACCGCGCTGCTCCACGACGACCAGCGGGTGCTGATCGGGGCGCTGCAGCAGTTGCCCGCCCGCCAGCGGGAGGCGCTGGTGCTGCGCCACTGGCTCGGGCTGAAGGAAAGTGAGATCGCGGCCGCGATGGGCATCTCCTGCGGCTCGGTCAAGACCCACACCGCACGCGGCCTCGCCGCCCTCACCCAGGCGATGGAGGCCCGGCGATGAACGACACCACCGGCAACGACACCGGTCAGGACCGCACCGAGCGGGAGCTGGCCGCGGCGCTCGCCGCGCTGGCGGGCGGCGTGCACGCCGCGCCGGACGCGTACCGGACGGCGCGGGGGGACTGGCTCCGCCGGGAGCGCCGGCGGCGGCTGGTGCTGGCCGTCCTGGTCCTCGTCGTCTTCGCCCTCGCCACGCTCCTCGGCCTCTGGGTCCTCAACCAGGCCCCGTCCGGCTCCGGGGTGATCTTCTCGGGGGTGGGAGGGACGACGGCGGGCACGGGGCCGGGCTGACGGGAGGGTCACGCCCTCCGGATCCCGGGACTGATCACCCCCGGCCCCGGGAACACGGTCCCCGTGCATCCCCACATCGAGGACTACGCCCTGATCGGTGACCACCAGACGGCCGCGCTGGTGAGTCGCCACGGTTCCATCGACTGGCTCTGTCTGCCGCGCTTCGACTCGGCCGCGTGCTTCGCCGCGCTGCTCGGTGACGAGGAGAACGGCCACTGGAGGATCGCGCCCGGCGAGGGCGGCACCTGTACGCGGCGCTCCTACCGGCACGACACGCTCGTGCTCGACACCGAGTGGGAGACGGACGAGGGCGCGGTACGCGTCACCGACCTGATGCCGCAACGCGACCGCGCGCCCGACGTCGTACGGATCGTGGAGGGCCTGTCCGGCCGGGTCACGATGCGCAGCACCCTGCGCCTGCGGTTCGACTACGGCTCGGCGGTGCCCTGGATGCGCCGATCGGACGGCCACCGCGTGGCGGTCGCCGGCCCCGACTCGGTGTGGCTGCGCAGCGAACCCCGGGTGCGGTCGTGGAGCGAGGACCGGGCCACGTACGCCGAGTTCACGGTGGAGCCGGGCGAGAAGGTCGCCTTCGTGCTGACCTGGCACCCCTCGCACGAGCCCCGCCCCCGCCTCGTCGACCCGTACGAGGCGCTGCGATCGAGCCTCCACGACTGGCGGGCCTGGGCGGCGCGCTGCCGGTACGACGGTCCGCACCGGGACACCGTGGTCCGCTCGCTGATCACCCTCAAGGCCCTCACGTACGCCCCCACCGGTGGCATCGTCGCGGCGGCCACCACCTCGCTGCCCGAGGAGATCGGCGGCGTCCGCAACTGGGACTACCGTCACTGCTGGCTGCGCGACTCCACCCTCACGCTCGGCGCGCTGCTGTCCTGCGGCTACCAGGAGGAGGCCGAGGCCTGGCGCGACTGGCTGCTCCGCGCGGTCGCGGGCGACCCGGCCGACCTGCAGATCATGTACGGCCTCGCCGGTGAGCGCCGTATCCCCGAGTACGAACTGCCGTGGCTGTCCGGCTACGAGGACTCGCGCCCGGTCCGGGTCGGCAACGACGCCGTCCACCAGCTCCAGTTGGACGTGTACGGCGAGGTCATGGACTCCCTCTTCGTGTCCCGGCGTTCGGGCCTCCCCGACATGCCGGACATGTGGCGGATGCAGTGCGCGCTGATGGACTACCTGCGGACGGCCTGGCGGAAGCCGGACGAGGGGCTGTGGGAGGTGCGCGGGCCGCGCCGCCACTTCACGCACTCCAAGGTGATGTGCTGGGTGGCCGCCGACCGGGCCGTGCGCACCCTGGAGGACGACCCGACCCTGACCGGCGGCGACCTCGAAGGCTGGCGGGCCCTGCGCGACGAGATCCACCGCGAGGTCTGCGAACGCGGCTACGACGCCGACCGGGGCACGTTCACCCAGTCCTACGGCTCCCGCGAACTCGACGCCGCGCTGCTGCTCATCCCCCTCATGGGCTTCCTGCCGCCGGACGACCCCCGGGTCGTCGGCACGGTCGACGCGATCCGTGAGGAGCTGTGCCACGAGGGGTTCGTCCGCCGTTACAGCGCGGACCACCTCACCGCGGAGACCGGCTCAGTCGACGGGCTGCCGGGCGGCGAGGCCACGTTCCTCGTCTGCTCGTTCTGGCTCGCGGACGCCCTGCAGCTGACCGGCCGCACGCGGGAGGCGCGCGAGCTGTTCGAACGGCTGGTGGGGCTGGTCAACGACGTGGGCCTGCTGGCGGAGGAGTACGACCCCGTCGCGGGCCGTCAGCTGGGGAACTTCCCGCAGGCGTTCAGCCACGTCGGTCTCGTCGGCACCGCCCTCGCCCTCTACGACGGGAAGAAGGCAGGATAGGGGCCATGGATCTTGGGCTGAAGGACCGTGTCTACATCGTCACCGGGGCGACCCGCGGACTGGGCAACGCCGTCGCGCGGGAACTCGTCGCCGACGGCGCGAGGGTGGTCCTCACGGGCCGCGAGGAGGAGAGCGTCGGTGCGGCGGCCGCGGCGCTCGGGGCGCACGCGGTGGGTGTCGCCGCCGACAACGCGGACCCCGAGGCGCCCGGGCGGCTGATCGCCGCCGCCCGCGACCACTTCGGGCGCTTCGACGGCATCCTGGTCAGCGTGGGCGGCCCGGCGCCCGGATTCGTCGCCGACACCACCGACGAGCAGTGGACCACCGCCTTCGAATCGGTGTTCCTGGGGGCGGTGCGCCTGGCGCGGGCCGCGGCCGAGGAGTTGGGCGAGGGCGGCGTGATCGGCTTCGTGCTGTCCGGGTCCGTGCACGAGCCGATCCCCGGGCTGACCATCTCCAACGGGCTGCGGCCGGGGCTCGCCGGGTTCGCCAAATCGCTGTCCGACGAGTTGGGGCCGCG
This genomic stretch from Streptomyces deccanensis harbors:
- a CDS encoding sigma-70 family RNA polymerase sigma factor, whose product is MRRRTHMRVPVAPAASAPLTATEPLGQVPAPADPADVEREAGVARLFELHYSSMLRLAVLLGADDPENVVAEAYYQIYRKWRRLRDAEAAEAYLRSTVCNLTRMRIRHLQVARRHVETPVVEEPVASAESTALLHDDQRVLIGALQQLPARQREALVLRHWLGLKESEIAAAMGISCGSVKTHTARGLAALTQAMEARR
- a CDS encoding glycoside hydrolase family 15 protein translates to MHPHIEDYALIGDHQTAALVSRHGSIDWLCLPRFDSAACFAALLGDEENGHWRIAPGEGGTCTRRSYRHDTLVLDTEWETDEGAVRVTDLMPQRDRAPDVVRIVEGLSGRVTMRSTLRLRFDYGSAVPWMRRSDGHRVAVAGPDSVWLRSEPRVRSWSEDRATYAEFTVEPGEKVAFVLTWHPSHEPRPRLVDPYEALRSSLHDWRAWAARCRYDGPHRDTVVRSLITLKALTYAPTGGIVAAATTSLPEEIGGVRNWDYRHCWLRDSTLTLGALLSCGYQEEAEAWRDWLLRAVAGDPADLQIMYGLAGERRIPEYELPWLSGYEDSRPVRVGNDAVHQLQLDVYGEVMDSLFVSRRSGLPDMPDMWRMQCALMDYLRTAWRKPDEGLWEVRGPRRHFTHSKVMCWVAADRAVRTLEDDPTLTGGDLEGWRALRDEIHREVCERGYDADRGTFTQSYGSRELDAALLLIPLMGFLPPDDPRVVGTVDAIREELCHEGFVRRYSADHLTAETGSVDGLPGGEATFLVCSFWLADALQLTGRTREARELFERLVGLVNDVGLLAEEYDPVAGRQLGNFPQAFSHVGLVGTALALYDGKKAG
- a CDS encoding SDR family oxidoreductase is translated as MDLGLKDRVYIVTGATRGLGNAVARELVADGARVVLTGREEESVGAAAAALGAHAVGVAADNADPEAPGRLIAAARDHFGRFDGILVSVGGPAPGFVADTTDEQWTTAFESVFLGAVRLARAAAEELGEGGVIGFVLSGSVHEPIPGLTISNGLRPGLAGFAKSLSDELGPRGIRVVGLLPARIDTDRVRELDGMSADPEATRAAHESRIPLRRYGRPEEFGRAGAFLLSPAASYLTGIMLPVDGGMRHGF